The Theileria annulata chromosome 3, complete sequence, *** SEQUENCING IN PROGRESS *** genome has a segment encoding these proteins:
- a CDS encoding cysteine proteinase precursor, tacP, putative (note;~Tap-24g11.q1c.cand.103 - score = 35.76;~1 probable transmembrane helix predicted for TA03750 by TMHMM2.0 at aa 43-65;~Signal anchor predicted for TA03750 by SignalP 2.0 HMM (Signal peptide probability 0.000, signal anchor probability 0.972) with cleavage site probability 0.000 between residues 58 and 59), whose translation MVSSVVSNPNERLVNNRVDNDLESVDDSLSSQTKSYSGLTRRLLLAVVVLFFLAGVSVVSYFLFSKYKMLNKFKKDLDDHLTRDFPNLEKAKRDTCFEELTRLFGDGFLSDDPKLEYEVYREFEEFNFKYNRRHVNQQERLNRLVTFRSNYLEVLEQKGDEAYVKGINRFSDLTEKEFYRLFPVMKPPKATYSNGYYLLTHLSNTTYLKNLKKALNTNEDVDPKKLTGENLDWRRSSSVTSVKDQSNCGACWAFSTVGSVEGYYLSHFDKSYDLSVQELVDCDTFSNGCQGGLLESAFEYVRKHGLVSAKDLPFVDRTKRCSVPSAKKVTVPSYLVFKGKEVMTKSLTSSPCSVYVSVSPELAKYKSGVYTGECGKSLNHAVVLVGEGYDEVTKKRYWVVKNSWGTDWGEDGYMRLERTNMGTDKCGVLDTSVSPFEL comes from the exons ATGGTTAGTTCCGTTGTTTCTAACCCTAATGAACGACTTGTTAATAACAGGGTCGACAATGATTTGGAGTCTGTTGATGATAGTTTATCCTCCCAGACCAAGTCCTATTCTGGTTTAACTAGGAGGCTTCTTTTGGCCGTTGTTGTCCTTTTCTTTTTAGCTGGAGTCTCCGTTGTTTCTTATTTTCTCTTTAGTAAATACAAGATGTTGAATAAGTTTAAGAAGGACTTGGATGACCATTTGACTAGGGACTTCCCGAACTTGGAAAAGGCTAAGCGTGACACTTGTTTCGAGGAATTGACTAGGTTGTTTGGCGACGGTTTCTTATCTGATGATCCTAAGCTTGAATACGAGGTCTACCGTGAATTTGAAGAGTTTAACTTCAAATACAATAGGCGTCACGTCAATCAACAAGAGCGTCTCAACAGGCTTGTAACTTTCCGTTCCAACTATCTTGAGGTTCTCGAACAGAAAG gtGATGAGGCTTATGTTAAGGGTATCAACAGATTCAGTGACCTCACTGAAAAAGAATTCTATAGACTATTCCCTGTTATGAAACCACCAAAGGCAACATATTCAAATGGTTACTATTTATTAACCCATTTGTCAAATACCacttatttaaaaaatttgaaaaaggCCTTAAATACAAATGAGGATGTTGACCCCAAAAAACTAACTGGTGAAAACCTCGATTGGAGAAGATCATCTTCAGTTACCTCTGTTAAGGACCAAAGTAATTGTGGTGCTTGCTGGGCATTCTCAACTGTGGGTTCCGTTGAGGGTTATTACTTGTCCCACTTTGACAAAAGTTACGATCTCAGCGTCCAAGAGTTGGTGGATTGCGACACCTTTAGCAACGGTTGCCAAGGCGGTTTATTGGAGTCAGCTTTCGAATATGTCAGAAAACATGGTCTAGTATCTGCCAAAGACTTGCCTTTTGTAGATCGTACTAAAAGGTGTTCAGTACCATCCGCTAAAAAGGTCACCGTACCATCATACCTTGTTTTCAAGGGAAAGGAAGTTATGACGAAATCACTTACCTCCTCACCATGTTCCGTCTACGTCTCTGTTTCCCCTGAACTTGCCAAGTACAAATCCGGAGTTTACACCGGAGAATGCGGAAAGTCCCTGAACCACGCGGTTGTTTTGGTAGGTGAAGGATATGATGAAGTCACCAAAAAGAGATACTGGGTTGTGAAAAACTCTTGGGGAACAGATTGGGGTGAAGATGGTTACATGAGACTTGAAAGAACTAACATGGGTACAGATAAATGCGGAGTTCTTGACACTTCCGTATCTCCATTCGAACTTTAA
- a CDS encoding cysteine proteinase precursor, tacP, putative (note;~Tap-24g11.q1c.cand.102 - score = 35.38;~1 probable transmembrane helix predicted for TA03745 by TMHMM2.0 at aa 43-65;~Signal anchor predicted for TA03745 by SignalP 2.0 HMM (Signal peptide probability 0.000, signal anchor probability 0.972) with cleavage site probability 0.000 between residues 58 and 59) translates to MVSSVVSNPNERLVNNRVDNDLESVDDSLSSQTKSYSGLTRRLLLAVVVLFFLAGVSVVSYFLFSKYKMLNKFKKDLDDHLTRDFPNLEKAKRDTCFEELTRLFGDGFLSDDPKLEYEVYREFEEFNFKYNRRHVNQQERLNRLVTFRSNYLEVLEQKGDEAYVKGINRFSDLTEKEFYRLFPSRKFSYFNLPYNDHILDHVSNTTYLKNLKKALNTNEDVDPKKLTGEGLDWRKANGVTRVKDQDFTLCYSCWAFSTVASIESLYRVYRDETVDLSEQELVDCDKFSNGCYTGSPFTAMEYVCSNGLSSSSDVPYTAKVGKCNYTKNKKKFVNTYFVNSGLDILNKSLVVSPTIVPINLSHDFVKYKSGVYNGKCGHYPNHVVLLVGEGYDKKTGMRYWIIKNSWGEDWGENGFLRLARNKGMDNTCGILSVGITPVLYSS, encoded by the exons GTTGTTTCTAACCCTAATGAACGACTTGTTAATAACAGGGTCGACAATGATTTGGAGTCTGTTGATGATAGTTTATCCTCCCAGACCAAGTCCTATTCTGGTTTAACTAGGAGGCTTCTTTTGGCCGTTGTTGTCCTTTTCTTTTTAGCTGGAGTCTCCGTTGTTTCTTATTTTCTCTTTAGTAAATACAAGATGTTGAATAAGTTTAAGAAGGACTTGGATGACCATTTGACTAGGGACTTCCCGAACTTGGAAAAGGCTAAGCGTGACACTTGTTTCGAGGAATTGACTAGGTTGTTTGGCGACGGTTTCTTATCTGATGATCCTAAGCTTGAATACGAGGTCTACCGTGAATTTGAAGAGTTTAACTTCAAATACAATAGGCGTCACGTCAATCAACAAGAGCGTCTCAACAGGCTTGTAACTTTCCGTTCCAACTATCTTGAGGTTCTCGAACAGAAAG gtGATGAGGCTTATGTTAAGGGTATCAACAGATTCAGTGACCTCACTGAAAAAGAATTCTATAGACTATTCCCATCCAGAAAATTTTCTTACTTTAATTTGCCATACAACGATCATATATTAGATCACGTTTCAAATACCacttatttaaaaaatttgaaaaaggCCTTAAATACAAATGAGGATGTTGACCCTAAAAAGCTAACTGGAGAAGGCCTTGATTGGAGGAAGGCCAATGGAGTTACCAGGGTTAAGGATCAAGACTTTACACTTTGTTATTCATGCTGGGCCTTCTCAACTGTGGCTTCAATTGAAAGCCTGTATAGAGTTTACAGGGACGAAACAGTTGACTTGAGTGAACAGGAGTTGGTGGATTGCGACAAATTCAGCAATGGATGTTACACAGGCTCACCTTTCACCGCCATGGAATACGTCTGTTCAAATGGTTTATCATCATCGAGTGATGTACCATATACAGCTAAAGTAGGAAAATGCAATTATaccaaaaataaaaagaaatttgtaaataCATACTTTGTGAATAGCGGACTGgatatattaaacaaatcGCTTGTGGTTTCACCCACAATTGttccaattaatttatcgcatgattttgtaaaatataaaagcGGAGTTTACAACGGAAAGTGTGGTCACTACCCAAATCACGTAGTCTTGCTGGTGGGGGAAGGATACGATAAAAAAACAGGTATGAGGTACTGGATAATTAAGAACTCATGGGGAGAAGATTGGGGCGAAAACGGCTTCCTAAGATTGGCACGTAATAAGGGTATGGACAACACCTGTGGAATATTGTCAGTGGGAATAACACCAGTGTTATACTCATCTTAG
- a CDS encoding sporozoite surface antigen, putative (note;~1 probable transmembrane helix predicted for TA03755 by TMHMM2.0 at aa 894-916;~Signal peptide predicted for TA03755 by SignalP 2.0 HMM (Signal peptide probability 0.910, signal anchor probability 0.002) with cleavage site probability 0.441 between residues 18 and 19;~GPI-Anchor Signal predicted for TA03755 by DGPI v2.04 with cleavage site probability 0.59159994 near 896) translates to MNIIHFLLTIPVIFVSGADKMPAGESSRTSKPSPLVTLESAVTQPSKDPFKTISALSKATKVWKSAVSVSGDSKTVPTPVSEPMITRSFQEPVSQELEFQSDTEINESGSGSDEDEDDDDDEEEEEDDKSTSSKNGKGSPKAQPGVSSSSTSSASPTSPTTTLSQTGLGPSGSHAQQDPGVGVPGVGVPGVGVPGVGVPGVGVPGVGVPGVGGVPGVGVAPGVGVPGVGVAPGVGVGADSSGLPGSGGLGAGAKAGKGQGSGLQGPGGVGVVPGVGDAASSSSPGKPPGVGAGVMPGVGVRAQGGVIIGAPGVAGVPGGKPGQPVSQELELKSDTEINESGSSSEGEDDDDEEEEEENKSTSSKGAGGKAGKGQGSVSPGGGSSASQTSPTTTPQSGLASSGSHAQQSPQQDPAPSKPSGGGVPGVGVPGVGVPGVGVPGVGVAPGVGVVPGVGGATTSSSSTTSTSTSTTTTTTTSSGKPSNQGSHGTSPRNAVTRQTDSISGPIPSPGDPRAITGQMGLLYSSKSFVGEGERFAVQFLGDFKPKPRRYEGQGTDAVKLKQFIFEEVKSLVQTLINLKLAIANDFVEISEKLKKKNQNYVPKLKLLKGEQFDTKQKVANVLKGFNSLYFVFFMNLNLAKEVNKPEELAEFLWKLNTIPDKVGREFELAIEKTKGSEKKKELEEAFNSIGLGFKIAQYATNDILSSITNSVYSLIKLKNFGDDFVTEVRKSLQMVPHQKNLNGSAFIVKISEIINKKGTEDQDQTSGSGSKGTEGGSLRGQDLTEEEVLKVLDELVKDVSEEHVGIGDLSDPSSRTPNAKPAELGPSLVIQNVPSDPSKVTPTQPSNLPQVPTTGPGNGTDGTTTGPGGNGEGGKDLKEGEKKEGLFQKIKNKLLGSGFEVASIIIPMTTIIFSIVH, encoded by the coding sequence ATGAATATTATACACTTTCTGTTGACCATTCCGGTCATTTTTGTATCTGGAGCGGACAAGATGCCTGCGGGAGAAAGTTCTAGAACCTCTAAACCCAGTCCCCTAGTAACCCTAGAATCGGCGGTAACACAACCTTCAAAGGACCCATTCAAGACAATTAGTGCCTTGTCAAAAGCAACAAAAGTATGGAAGTCAGCGGTATCAGTATCAGGTGACTCTAAGACTGTACCTACTCCAGTTTCGGAACCAATGATCACTCGATCTTTTCAAGAACCAGTATCTCAAGAACTTGAATTCCAATCAGATACTGAAATTAATGAGTCAGGATCCGGTTCAGATGAGGATGAGGATGACGATGACGATGAGGAGGAAGAAGAAGACGATAAATCTACCTCATCTAAAAACGGAAAAGGCAGCCCAAAAGCTCAGCCTGGAGTATCTTCAAGCAGTACATCCTCAGCAAGTCCAACATCTCCAACTACAACATTATCACAAACTGGATTGGGACCAAGTGGTTCCCACGCTCAACAAGATCCCGGTGTAGGTGTTCCAGGAGTTGGTGTTCCAGGAGTAGGTGTTCCAGGAGTAGGTGTTCCAGGAGTAGGTGTTCCAGGTGTAGGTGTGCCAGGTGTAGGAGGTGTTCCCGGAGTTGGCGTTGCACCAGGGGTAGGTGTTCCAGGAGTTGGTGTTGCACCAGGTGTAGGTGTTGGAGCTGATAGTAGTGGATTGCCTGGAAGTGGTGGTCTTGGAGCAGGAGCAAAGGCTGGGAAAGGTCAAGGATCTGGTCTACAGGGACCAGGAGGTGTTGGAGTAGTACCTGGTGTAGGTGATGCAgcttcttcttcttcacCAGGAAAACCTCCAGGAGTAGGAGCAGGAGTTATGCCTGGAGTTGGTGTACGAGCACAAGGAGGAGTAATAATTGGTGCGCCAGGAGTAGCAGGTGTGCCAGGAGGAAAGCCAGGACAACCAGTATCTCAAGAACTTGAACTGAAATCAGACACTGAAATTAATGAGTCAGGTTCCAGTTCAGAAGGGGAAGACGATGACGATGAAgaagaggaagaagaaaataaatctACCTCATCTAAAGGAGCAGGAGGAAAGGCTGGAAAAGGTCAAGGATCTGTATCACCAGGAGGAGGATCCTCAGCAAGTCAAACATCTCCAACTACAACACCACAATCTGGCTTGGCATCAAGTGGTTCTCATGCTCAACAAAGTCCTCAACAAGATCCAGCGCCTAGTAAACCTAGTGGAGGAGGTGTGCCAGGAGTTGGAGTTCCTGGTGTTGGCGTTCCCGGTGTTGGAGTACCAGGAGTAGGAGTTGCGCCGGGAGTTGGTGTTGTACCTGGAGTAGGGGGTGCAACAActtcttcatcatcaaCAACTTCAACTTCAACTTcaactactactactactacaACTTCATCAGGAAAACCTTCAAACCAAGGAAGCCATGGTACTTCTCCAAGAAATGCAGTAACCAGACAAACTGACTCAATATCAGGACCCATACCATCACCAGGAGATCCAAGAGCAATTACTGGACAAATGGGTTTGTTATATTCAAGTAAATCTTTTGTAGGTGAAGGAGAAAGGTTTGCTGTACAGTTCCTGGGAGATTTTAAACCAAAACCAAGGAGATATGAAGGACAAGGAACAGATGCAGTAAAACTAAAACAATTCATTTTCGAAGAGGTCAAATCGCTGGTGCAAACCTTAATAAACCTTAAATTAGCAATTGCAAACGACTTTGTTGAAATCAGTGAAAAGTTGAAAAagaaaaatcaaaattacGTACCGAAATTAAAGTTGTTAAAAGGAGAACAATTTGACACCAAACAGAAGGTAGCCAACGTACTAAAAGGGTTCAATTCTCTGTACTTCGTATTTTTTATGAACCTTAACCTAGCGAAAGAAGTTAACAAACCGGAAGAATTGGCAGAATTTCTTTGGAAACTAAATACAATCCCAGATAAAGTAGGAAGAGAATTTGAGTTAGCAATAGAAAAAACTAAAGGTTCAGAGAAAAAGAAGGAATTAGAAGAAGCATTTAATTCAATAGGGTTAGGTTTCAAAATAGCACAGTACGCAACAAATGACATCCTCTCAAGTATAACAAATTCAGTCTACTCCCTGATAAAACTAAAGAATTTTGGAGATGATTTTGTTACCGAAGTAAGAAAGTCACTGCAAATGGTTCCACACCAAAAGAACCTAAACGGATCAGCATTTATAGTCAAAATCTCAGAAATAATCAACAAAAAAGGAACAGAAGATCAGGATCAAACATCAGGAAGTGGGTCAAAAGGAACAGAAGGAGGATCACTAAGGGGGCAAGATTTGACAGAAGAAGAAGTTTTGAAAGTTCTGGATGAACTAGTGAAGGATGTAAGCGAAGAACATGTTGGAATAGGAGATTTAAGTGACCCAAGTAGCAGAACACCAAATGCAAAACCAGCCGAACTTGGACCTTCACTAGTGATACAAAATGTACCGTCAGACCCCTCAAAAGTGACACCAACACAGCCTTCAAATTTGCCACAAGTACCAACAACAGGGCCGGGGAACGGGACGGATGGAACAACAACAGGACCAGGTGGAAACGGGGAAGGAGGCAAAGATTTGAAGGAAGGAGAAAAGAAAGAAGGATTATTTCAAAAGATCAAAAACAAACTCTTGGGCTCAGGATTCGAAGTCGcaagtattattataccaatGACAACAATCATATTCAGCATAGTCCACTAA